The Spirosoma oryzicola region CTGATTTTTAATGCGCTGCCAACCCTCACGCCCGCTTCTGTCCCAATCGTGGTTCCCCGGAATGGCAAAAATTCGGCCCGGAAAGGCGGTACGCAGGTCAAGCTGCTGGCTCATTCGCCGTTCGCCATCCGCACGGTCGGGGTGATCGGCATCAGGCAAGCCATGCTGATAGATATTATCGCCCAGTAAAATCAGCGAACTGTTTGGTCCAGCCGTTTGTAGCTGAGCACGCAGTGTATTCAGGACAGGATCTTTACCATCGGGAACGGGTGCCCCGGCATCACCCAACAGAAAAATCCGATAGGCTGTCTGCGCCCGGACAGCGGTCGTCTGCCCAACGAGCCAGCCAGTAATCGACAGAAAAACCAGCGAGTAAAAAAACTTCATACGAGCAACAAGTTGAAAATAGAGGATCAATTTTGCGGAGACTTCCATCACTACATTGTACCTGGTCAACGCGTTAGCCAGAAAATCGTGCCGATCAGGCAATACATCGTATGAAATTAACCTCGGCTACGTAACGGAATCCGTCTGTAATTCGTTACCTTGTAGCCTACCGGCAAGTTTAGTAAAACCAACCGTATGATCGCTCAGGAAACCACGCTGCTTCATCAAACCCGGATTTACGCCGAATCGTTGCTCAAGCAGCTTCCATTAGATTATACCTACCATAACCTGAGCCATACGCAGGCTGTGGTAGCCTTTGCCAACGACATTGCCGACCAGGAAGGGATATCCGATCATGACCGAGAAACGGTGCTTATTGCGGCATGGCTGCATGATGTTGGCTATCGACAAGGCTGCGTCAACCACGAAGATACGGGTATTGATCTGGCGCGCCCCTTTCTGATTAAGCTGGGAATGCCCGCCCAACGCGTTGAGGAAGTAGCCACCTGCATTGAAGCGACCAAGATGCCGCAGTCGCCCAACGGGAATCGGCTGGCAGAAATCCTGTGCGATGCGGACCTCGGCCATTTGTCAACGCCCGATTTTCTGGAACGCAGTGAGCAGCTACGGCAGGAGTTGAAACGGACGGGCAACAAAATCAGCAAGAAAAAATGGCGTAAAAAGACGGCTGGGTTTCTGGAAAATCACCATTACTTTACCCACTACGGCCAAAGTGTATTGGCCCCTCGGCAGGCGGCTAATTTAGAGACGCTTCGCCAGCAGGTCGAAGAAGACGGTGACGAGGAAGACGATGATACAAAGCCTGATAAGCCGGGCAAACACGCAAAGAAAAGCAACCGGATCGACCAGCCATCCGGCAATTCACCAGTGGATGGGCCTCCCAAAGCGCGTAAACCGGAACGGGGCATTGAAACAATGTTTCGTCTGACGTCCCAGAATCATTTTCAGTTGAGTGCGATGGCCGACACCAAAGCCAACATCATGATATCGATCAATACCATCGTTATCTCCCTAGTGCTCAGTATTCTGATCCGAAAGCTGGAAGATTGGCCTACCCTGACCATTCCGACCGTTATGTTTACTATAACGAGTGTTATCGCTACGGTACTGGCCGTGTTAGCGACCCGTCCTAACGTAACGAGCGGTACATCCTCCCGCGAGGACATCGAGAACAAGACGGCGAACTTGCTTTTCTTCGGTAATTTTCACCAGATGGACCTTGCGGATTATGAATGGGGGATGCGCCGGATGATGGACGACGCCGACTTTCTATACGCCAGCATGATCCGCGACATTTACTTTCTGGGAAAAGTGCTGGGTAAGAAATACAAGCTACTCCGCTGGTCTTACTCGGTCTTTATGTTCGGATTGATTGCGTCGGTACTGGCCTTCGGCGTAGCAGCGTACGTAAGCCGGTAACGGTAGCGTCTGTTTGGCAGTAGCGTCAGCCAGCAAAATAGTATTTGGTGATTGGTCGGATAAAGGGTGCATACTAGTCTGATTTGCGCTTTTTTGTTAGCTTCGCCTACCCAATCATCAAACGTATGCAGTCAAAAGTAATATTTCCTCTTTTAGTAGCTTCCTTTCTTTCTTCTCCCCTATTAAATGCGCAAACTATCCTAAACCGCGATTCGCAGATTAGCGATCTGGTTGGTCAGGTTTCGGCTGATAGTTTACGGGCGCACATCGACGGACTGGTTAGTTTTGGCACACGTCACACGCTTAGTGTACCCATGAGTGCCAACGAGCAGGCAGGCAAGCGAGGACTGGGTGCCGCCCGCCAGTGGATTCTGGGTAAGTTCAACCAATACGCCAAGCAGTCCGGTGGCCGGTTGACCGCTACGCTTGATACCTGGACACTTCAGCCCGATGGCCGCCGGGTCGATAAGCCAGCCAACATGGGCAACGTGATGGCAACGCTGAAAGGCACCGATCCGAACGACGACCGCATTTTCATTGTGCAGGGCCATATGGACAGCCGCGTCACGAATGTCATGAACCGGGAATCCGACGCACCCGGCGCTAACGACGACGGTTCGGGCACGGCTGCGGTGATTGAACTCTGCCGCGTGATGAGCAAATCATCGTTTCCGGCTACTGTCATTTTTGTAACGCTGACGGGTGAAGAACAGGGTCTTTTAGGCGCTGAACACCTATCGGAGCGGGCGATCAAAGAAAAATGGAACGTCGAGGGTGTACTCAACAACGACATCATGGGCAGCAACAATAGCTCTGATACGCGCATTATCGACAACACCCGGCTACGCGTGTTCAGCGAAGGACTACCCGGTTCGCTCCTGAAAGATACCACCGGTCGTATCGGACAGATTCGGCAGTTCGGTAACGAAAACGACGGGAAAGCCCGGACGCTGGCCCGCTACCTGAAAGAAGTTGGCGAACGTTACGTGGAAAACCTGGAAGTGGTGATGGTGTACCGCAACGACCGCTATCTGCGCGGGGGCGATCATACGCCGTACGTGCAGCGGGGGATTGCAGCCGTTCGCCTGACGGAGATGAACGAAAACTACGAGCACCAGCACCAGGATTTACGGACCCAGAACGGCATTGAGTACGGCGACTACGCTAAATTTATGGACTTCGAATATCTCCGTAAAAATACGGCGGTAAATCTGGCGACACTGGCGAATCTGGCCAAATCGCCGTCG contains the following coding sequences:
- a CDS encoding Pycsar system effector family protein — protein: MIAQETTLLHQTRIYAESLLKQLPLDYTYHNLSHTQAVVAFANDIADQEGISDHDRETVLIAAWLHDVGYRQGCVNHEDTGIDLARPFLIKLGMPAQRVEEVATCIEATKMPQSPNGNRLAEILCDADLGHLSTPDFLERSEQLRQELKRTGNKISKKKWRKKTAGFLENHHYFTHYGQSVLAPRQAANLETLRQQVEEDGDEEDDDTKPDKPGKHAKKSNRIDQPSGNSPVDGPPKARKPERGIETMFRLTSQNHFQLSAMADTKANIMISINTIVISLVLSILIRKLEDWPTLTIPTVMFTITSVIATVLAVLATRPNVTSGTSSREDIENKTANLLFFGNFHQMDLADYEWGMRRMMDDADFLYASMIRDIYFLGKVLGKKYKLLRWSYSVFMFGLIASVLAFGVAAYVSR
- a CDS encoding M28 family metallopeptidase, giving the protein MQSKVIFPLLVASFLSSPLLNAQTILNRDSQISDLVGQVSADSLRAHIDGLVSFGTRHTLSVPMSANEQAGKRGLGAARQWILGKFNQYAKQSGGRLTATLDTWTLQPDGRRVDKPANMGNVMATLKGTDPNDDRIFIVQGHMDSRVTNVMNRESDAPGANDDGSGTAAVIELCRVMSKSSFPATVIFVTLTGEEQGLLGAEHLSERAIKEKWNVEGVLNNDIMGSNNSSDTRIIDNTRLRVFSEGLPGSLLKDTTGRIGQIRQFGNENDGKARTLARYLKEVGERYVENLEVVMVYRNDRYLRGGDHTPYVQRGIAAVRLTEMNENYEHQHQDLRTQNGIEYGDYAKFMDFEYLRKNTAVNLATLANLAKSPSVPQQVTVDVRNLTNATVLYWQAPKTGKVKGYYVLMRETYWPFWQKKLFTTKLGMTLPYSKDNYYFAVQSVSEDGNESLPVLPVPNLR